In Cydia strobilella chromosome 8, ilCydStro3.1, whole genome shotgun sequence, one DNA window encodes the following:
- the LOC134743333 gene encoding bombyxin A-2 homolog, giving the protein MNSLQYLFIIVVLLGNNLLALAQDETGLFRLSDSVNKCSHLLSQMIANLCNNIYKIVKRDTRSSIMIDKLVPEDLHDHVKRARLKQWRRVRRQVAKECCEQPCTVSTLLSYCPAESEVVKEHPDIFD; this is encoded by the exons ATGAATTCGTTACAATAT ttGTTTATTATAGTGGTATTATTAGGAAATAATTTATTGGCACTAGCGCAAGATGAAACGGGGCTATTCAGGTTGTCCGACTCAGTTAATAAATGCAGCCATCTCCTGTCGCAGATGATAGCGAACTTATGCAATAACATCTACAAAATTGTGAAGAGAGATACACGGTCGTCGATAATGATAG ATAAGCTAGTCCCAGAAGACCTTCACGATCACGTAAAGCGCGCGCGGCTGAAGCAGTggcggcgcgtgcggcggcaGGTGGCCAAGGAGTGCTGCGAGCAGCCGTGCACGGTCAGCACCTTACTCTCGTACTGCCCTGCGGAGTCGGAGGTAGTCAAAGAGCATCCTGACATATTTGACTGA